Genomic segment of Deltaproteobacteria bacterium:
CTGCCTGACCAGGATATTCCCGGCCAGAACGCGCTGGCCGCCGAATCGCTTCACGCCGCGCCTCTGCCCCTTGCTGTCGCGGCCGTTTCGTGAACTGCCGCCTGCTTTTTTATGTGCCATTTCTGTCCTCCCGAGTCAGGAATCCCTAAACCTGAATGGATTTCACCTTCAAAGCCGTGAAATCCTGGCGGTGACCCTGCTTCTTTCGATAGTCCTTGCGGCGCTTCTTCTTGAAAACGATGATCTTGCGATCACGGCCGTGGGCGACAACCTCGCAGGCCACTGCGGCCCCGTCCAGAACGGGACGACCCACGGAGACGTCTTCGCCCTGGCCGACCATCAACACTCTGTCCAGGGATACCTCGGAGCCGGGTTCGGCATCCATCAGGGCCACCTTGAACTGCTGGCCCTCTTGAACCCTGTACTGCTTTCCACCAGTCTCGATTATTGCGAACATCAT
This window contains:
- the rplU gene encoding 50S ribosomal protein L21; translated protein: MFAIIETGGKQYRVQEGQQFKVALMDAEPGSEVSLDRVLMVGQGEDVSVGRPVLDGAAVACEVVAHGRDRKIIVFKKKRRKDYRKKQGHRQDFTALKVKSIQV